In a genomic window of Halalkalicoccus sp. CG83:
- the hisF gene encoding imidazole glycerol phosphate synthase subunit HisF — translation MLTKRIIPCIDVDVNENGEAAVYTGVNFEDLEYTGDPVEMAKRYNEAGADEFVFLDITASAEGRETMLDTVSAVADEVFIPLTVGGGIRTTGDIKETLRAGADKVSINTAALERPEFITEGARAFGSQCIVISVDSKRRFDERGEHYAEIDGESCWFECTVKGGREGTGVDVIEWAAEAESRGAGELFVNSIDTDGTKEGYDIPVTRAVCETVSTPVIASSGCGGPEDMHEAFEEAGADAALAASIFHFGEYSIEESKEYLAERGLPIRF, via the coding sequence GTGTTGACCAAGCGGATCATCCCGTGTATCGACGTCGACGTGAACGAGAACGGCGAGGCGGCGGTCTACACCGGAGTCAACTTCGAGGACCTGGAGTACACCGGCGATCCCGTCGAGATGGCGAAGCGGTACAACGAGGCCGGCGCCGACGAGTTCGTCTTCCTCGACATCACCGCGAGCGCCGAAGGAAGAGAGACGATGCTCGATACGGTCTCTGCGGTCGCCGACGAGGTGTTCATCCCACTGACGGTGGGAGGCGGCATCCGCACCACCGGCGACATCAAGGAGACCCTGCGGGCGGGCGCGGACAAGGTCTCGATCAACACCGCCGCGCTCGAACGACCGGAGTTCATCACCGAGGGAGCGCGCGCGTTCGGCAGCCAGTGTATCGTCATCAGCGTCGACTCGAAGCGGCGGTTCGACGAACGGGGCGAGCACTACGCCGAGATCGACGGCGAGTCCTGCTGGTTCGAGTGTACGGTCAAGGGCGGGCGCGAGGGCACCGGGGTCGACGTGATCGAGTGGGCCGCGGAGGCCGAATCGCGCGGCGCGGGCGAGCTGTTCGTCAACTCGATCGACACCGACGGCACCAAGGAGGGCTACGACATCCCCGTCACGCGTGCGGTCTGCGAGACGGTTTCGACGCCAGTGATCGCCTCCTCGGGCTGTGGCGGACCCGAAGACATGCACGAGGCGTTCGAGGAGGCCGGCGCCGACGCCGCGCTCGCGGCCTCCATCTTCCACTTCGGCGAGTACTCGATCGAGGAGAGCAAGGAGTATCTCGCGGAACGCGGGCTTCCGATCCGCTTCTGA
- a CDS encoding ThuA domain-containing protein: MTRVTVWNEFRHEREDEAAREQYPDGIHETIAGFLEERGFDTRTATLDEPEHGLTEEVLEETDVLTWWGHIAHDEVEEAIVDRVQERVLEGMGLLVLHSGHYSKPFKRLMGTSCSLKWREAEERERLWVVEPGHPITEGIDECIELSEAEMYGERFDVPAPDTLVFTSWFEGGEVFRSGCCYRRGAGKVFYFRPGHETYPVYHQSEIQRVLENAVEWAAPAGGPDPEFGEREPLESI, encoded by the coding sequence ATGACCAGGGTCACCGTCTGGAACGAGTTTCGCCACGAGCGCGAGGACGAGGCCGCCCGGGAACAGTACCCCGACGGCATCCACGAGACGATCGCGGGCTTTCTCGAGGAGCGGGGTTTCGACACACGAACGGCGACTCTCGACGAGCCGGAACACGGGCTCACTGAGGAGGTGCTCGAGGAGACGGACGTGCTGACCTGGTGGGGCCACATCGCCCACGACGAGGTCGAGGAGGCGATCGTCGACCGGGTCCAGGAGCGCGTTCTGGAGGGGATGGGGCTGCTCGTACTCCACTCGGGCCACTACTCGAAGCCGTTCAAGCGGCTGATGGGCACCTCCTGTTCGTTGAAGTGGCGCGAGGCCGAGGAGCGAGAACGCCTCTGGGTCGTCGAGCCCGGTCACCCGATCACCGAGGGGATCGACGAGTGTATCGAGCTCTCGGAGGCGGAGATGTACGGCGAGCGCTTCGACGTCCCCGCGCCCGACACGCTCGTCTTCACCTCGTGGTTCGAGGGTGGCGAGGTGTTCCGATCGGGCTGTTGCTATCGGCGCGGCGCGGGGAAGGTGTTCTACTTCCGACCGGGCCACGAGACCTACCCCGTCTACCACCAGTCCGAGATCCAGCGGGTGCTCGAGAACGCCGTCGAGTGGGCCGCGCCGGCCGGCGGTCCCGACCCCGAGTTCGGCGAACGAGAGCCCCTCGAATCGATCTGA
- a CDS encoding rhomboid family intramembrane serine protease, producing the protein MLDSRYTLLWRTLLLLALLGSVLVLRRLDPETRWLERLRSRFYLGVPWGSILSLGFVLFVYLVVQEGAVRWTEPLAIPFSAWSYFYLAGWLFASFAHVGPGHLLGNLTSAAILAPLAEYVWGHYPGTKDGAWHADPRLRAFVLFPSSVLGLGVFTSLFTWGPVIGFSGVVFAFAGFVLVRYPLLVVVALAARSALRTVAAALDEPIAVVETTASVSPPWWYGIAVQGHALGFLLGVLVGAALLHRRGTRPDPLRLWLGSLLVGLSLSLWVVWWVRGAETFVLYRALGIALVIALATLVTAALAASDRQFVGTLSYRRTAVLLLMLPLVSMCLVAVPLNLTAVDGASPDEAVTVGDYTVFYDEEITNRTFSVVDVEAFGEATDVTASGVIVVSEERTVWSQEVTRAELRTHGEGSVRIGGLTWSERIEAEREGWVVDDDRVYRIWLEHDGERTLAYASEPVVAPGSIDGHEVAVLAGNDGFRIAVDGEDRAHMPDLGESVTVEGIEFVREEAAEDGNENGDERDDGDVLYAVYGDTAIPIAEEERYTSRQADR; encoded by the coding sequence ATGCTCGACTCGCGGTACACCCTCCTCTGGCGGACGCTCCTCCTGCTCGCGCTTCTGGGGTCGGTCCTCGTGCTCCGGCGACTCGACCCCGAGACGAGGTGGCTCGAGAGGCTTCGTTCGCGGTTCTACCTCGGCGTCCCGTGGGGATCGATCCTCTCGCTGGGCTTCGTACTGTTCGTCTACCTCGTCGTTCAGGAGGGGGCGGTCCGCTGGACGGAGCCGCTGGCGATCCCCTTCTCCGCGTGGTCGTACTTCTACCTGGCAGGCTGGCTGTTCGCCAGTTTCGCCCACGTGGGTCCGGGCCACCTCCTCGGCAACCTCACCTCCGCGGCGATCCTCGCCCCGCTCGCCGAGTACGTCTGGGGTCACTACCCCGGCACGAAGGACGGGGCGTGGCACGCCGACCCCCGACTCCGCGCGTTCGTGCTCTTTCCGTCGTCCGTATTGGGCCTCGGCGTGTTCACCAGCTTATTCACCTGGGGGCCGGTGATCGGCTTCTCGGGGGTCGTCTTCGCGTTCGCGGGCTTCGTGCTCGTCCGCTACCCGCTGCTCGTGGTGGTCGCGCTCGCGGCGAGGAGCGCGCTCCGCACCGTCGCCGCCGCGCTCGACGAACCGATCGCCGTCGTCGAGACGACCGCGAGCGTCTCCCCGCCGTGGTGGTACGGCATCGCCGTCCAGGGCCACGCGCTCGGCTTCCTGCTCGGCGTGCTCGTCGGGGCCGCGCTGCTGCATCGCCGGGGGACCCGCCCGGACCCCCTTCGGCTATGGCTCGGATCCCTGCTCGTGGGTCTGAGTCTCTCGCTGTGGGTGGTTTGGTGGGTGAGGGGGGCCGAGACGTTCGTTCTCTACCGGGCGCTCGGTATCGCCCTCGTCATCGCGCTCGCCACGCTCGTCACGGCGGCACTGGCCGCGAGCGATCGCCAGTTCGTCGGGACCCTGAGCTACCGTCGAACGGCCGTCCTGCTGTTGATGCTCCCGCTCGTGAGCATGTGTCTCGTCGCGGTCCCGCTCAACCTCACCGCGGTCGACGGCGCCTCGCCCGACGAGGCCGTCACCGTGGGCGACTACACCGTCTTCTACGACGAGGAGATCACCAACCGGACGTTCTCGGTCGTCGACGTCGAGGCGTTCGGCGAGGCGACGGACGTCACCGCGAGCGGGGTGATCGTCGTCAGCGAGGAGCGAACCGTCTGGAGTCAGGAGGTGACGAGGGCCGAACTCCGAACCCACGGCGAGGGGAGCGTCAGGATCGGCGGCCTGACCTGGAGCGAGAGGATCGAGGCCGAACGCGAGGGCTGGGTCGTCGACGACGACCGCGTCTACCGGATCTGGCTCGAACACGACGGCGAGCGCACCCTCGCCTACGCCTCCGAACCCGTCGTCGCCCCGGGATCGATCGACGGCCACGAGGTCGCCGTCCTCGCCGGAAACGACGGGTTCCGAATCGCCGTCGACGGGGAGGACCGCGCTCACATGCCCGATCTCGGCGAGAGCGTGACCGTCGAGGGGATCGAGTTCGTCCGCGAGGAGGCGGCCGAGGACGGGAACGAGAACGGCGACGAACGCGATGACGGGGACGTCCTCTACGCCGTCTACGGCGACACCGCGATACCGATCGCGGAGGAGGAGCGCTACACGTCGCGCCAGGCCGATCGGTAA
- a CDS encoding DUF7550 family protein, protein MSERENRPDEERGGADAPGEDGGTMVDDEPGTQQDVVGAPDKERPNVKVPAAERTTAPQSPYTMRQAGIGFAVLLVGLLVIFGVPLLFA, encoded by the coding sequence ATGAGCGAACGCGAGAACCGCCCAGACGAGGAGCGAGGAGGGGCCGACGCCCCCGGCGAGGACGGCGGCACGATGGTCGACGACGAACCGGGTACCCAGCAGGACGTCGTCGGCGCGCCGGACAAGGAACGACCGAACGTGAAGGTGCCCGCGGCCGAGCGTACGACCGCCCCCCAGAGCCCCTACACGATGCGACAGGCCGGCATCGGCTTCGCGGTGCTCCTCGTCGGTCTGCTGGTCATCTTCGGCGTGCCGCTGTTGTTCGCGTAG
- a CDS encoding sugar phosphate isomerase/epimerase family protein yields the protein MNVAINLYTVRDLDEPLLDVLDRVARAGYDGVEFAGVEADPEDVRERLDGLGLAVAGAHVPIEELEEGFEATADRYRALDCERVVVPYLDEGAFASLSSSEQTARRLDALGGRVAEQGFDLNYHNHDHEFVDVGETTGFEAFVEHSAVGLELDLGWIEAAGANPARLLERYADRVSLLHCKDTRSGAPVELGEGDLDLGTCLDAAREADVEWLVYEHDAPDDPVESLERGVETLRGRL from the coding sequence GTGAACGTTGCGATCAACCTCTACACCGTCCGAGATCTCGACGAACCGCTCCTCGACGTCCTGGACCGCGTCGCCCGCGCGGGCTACGACGGCGTCGAGTTCGCCGGCGTCGAGGCCGACCCCGAGGACGTTCGCGAACGGCTCGACGGCCTCGGGTTGGCCGTTGCGGGCGCACACGTCCCGATCGAGGAACTCGAGGAGGGGTTCGAGGCGACGGCCGACCGCTACCGAGCGCTCGACTGTGAGCGCGTCGTCGTTCCCTATCTCGACGAGGGGGCGTTCGCCTCGCTCTCCTCGAGCGAGCAGACCGCCCGACGTCTCGACGCGCTCGGGGGGCGGGTGGCGGAGCAGGGGTTCGACCTCAACTACCACAACCACGACCACGAGTTCGTCGACGTCGGGGAGACGACCGGCTTCGAGGCGTTCGTCGAGCATTCCGCGGTCGGCCTCGAACTCGATCTAGGCTGGATCGAGGCCGCGGGCGCGAACCCCGCCAGGCTGCTCGAACGCTACGCCGATCGCGTCTCGCTGCTCCACTGCAAGGACACCCGCTCCGGAGCCCCGGTCGAACTCGGCGAGGGCGACCTCGATCTCGGGACGTGTCTCGACGCCGCCCGCGAGGCGGACGTCGAGTGGCTGGTCTACGAACACGACGCGCCCGACGATCCGGTCGAGTCGCTCGAACGCGGCGTGGAGACGCTCCGCGGACGGCTCTGA
- a CDS encoding cell division protein FtsA: MAKGLDVGTMNILSGRQDGSDTVFVQQRNSFVEIEYSDMAEQMLSRSDVLHIRKGDTVYVVGDDALTFANVFNRETRRPMQHGILSSKEQSAIPMIKLITEQVVGEPSHQGERLFFSSPADPIDSELSTLYHEKTVESFLTDMGYDVEPINEGMAVIYSELAERNFTGLGISFGAGMTNVCLAYYAVPVMTFSVARGGDWIDEQAAQATGTPVDKVTSIKEDDFKLDFRTDIGGVEGALAIYYENLLDYVIEQISREVNEEDVEEGLDVPVVVTGGTSSPRGFEALFEEHLEGANIPFSISGVQQANEPLYSVARGALVAARSDEHEADADRRAAAPDGGERADGDSKPAEN, from the coding sequence ATGGCTAAAGGACTCGACGTCGGAACGATGAACATCCTCTCGGGCCGACAGGACGGCTCGGACACCGTCTTCGTACAGCAGCGAAACAGCTTCGTGGAGATCGAATACAGCGACATGGCCGAACAGATGCTCTCGCGGAGCGACGTCCTCCACATCCGCAAGGGCGACACGGTGTACGTCGTGGGCGACGACGCGCTCACGTTCGCGAACGTGTTCAACAGGGAGACGCGCCGCCCGATGCAGCACGGCATCCTCTCGAGCAAGGAGCAGTCGGCCATCCCGATGATCAAGCTCATCACCGAGCAGGTCGTCGGCGAGCCCAGCCATCAGGGCGAGCGGCTGTTCTTCTCGAGTCCGGCGGATCCGATCGACTCGGAGCTCTCGACGCTGTATCACGAGAAGACGGTCGAGTCGTTCCTCACGGACATGGGCTACGACGTCGAGCCGATCAACGAGGGAATGGCCGTGATCTACTCGGAGCTCGCCGAGCGGAACTTCACGGGCCTTGGCATCAGCTTCGGCGCGGGCATGACGAACGTCTGTCTCGCCTACTACGCGGTGCCGGTGATGACGTTCTCGGTGGCTCGCGGCGGCGACTGGATCGACGAGCAGGCCGCCCAGGCCACCGGAACGCCTGTCGACAAGGTCACCTCGATCAAGGAGGACGACTTCAAGCTCGACTTCCGCACCGACATCGGCGGCGTCGAGGGCGCGCTCGCGATCTACTACGAGAACCTCCTCGACTACGTCATCGAACAGATCTCCCGCGAGGTCAACGAGGAGGACGTCGAGGAGGGCCTCGACGTTCCCGTCGTCGTCACCGGCGGCACCTCGAGCCCGCGCGGGTTCGAGGCGCTGTTCGAGGAGCACCTCGAGGGTGCGAACATCCCCTTCTCGATCAGCGGCGTCCAGCAGGCCAACGAACCGCTCTACAGCGTCGCCCGCGGCGCGCTCGTCGCCGCCCGCTCGGACGAACACGAGGCCGACGCCGACCGGCGGGCCGCGGCCCCCGACGGCGGCGAACGGGCCGACGGCGACTCGAAACCGGCCGAGAACTGA
- a CDS encoding DNA-directed RNA polymerase subunit L: protein MELRVITREDQELSIEIGGEDHTFMNVLKGALLETDGVVAATYDVNPEQSGGQTDPVLTVTTEQGVDPLDAIGEAAASIRETTDSFRDAFADASAAA, encoded by the coding sequence ATGGAACTACGCGTCATCACTCGCGAGGATCAGGAGCTCTCGATCGAGATCGGGGGCGAGGATCACACGTTCATGAACGTACTGAAGGGAGCGTTGCTGGAGACCGACGGCGTGGTCGCCGCGACCTACGACGTCAATCCCGAGCAGTCGGGCGGCCAGACCGACCCCGTCCTGACGGTCACCACCGAGCAGGGGGTCGACCCGCTCGACGCGATCGGGGAGGCCGCGGCGTCCATCCGCGAAACGACCGACTCCTTCCGCGACGCGTTCGCCGACGCCTCCGCCGCGGCCTGA
- a CDS encoding METTL5 family protein, with translation MGSKRALERELSRVRGFEHPRVELEQYPTPAGIAAQLVHLADLQGDLEGCVVDLGTGTGVLALGAALRAPERVIGLDRDPAALARARENERRIDPPRGVEWLLGDGGRPPLCPLGTTVLTNPPFGAQRGQRHADRRFLEGARGFADVIYSIHNEGSREFVESFAADNGGEVTHAYELAFDLERQFEFHEEERRTIRAECYRSAWRDV, from the coding sequence ATGGGATCGAAGCGGGCGCTGGAACGGGAGCTCTCGCGGGTCCGCGGGTTCGAACACCCGCGCGTCGAACTCGAACAGTATCCCACCCCGGCGGGGATCGCCGCCCAGCTCGTCCACCTCGCGGACCTCCAGGGCGACCTCGAGGGCTGTGTCGTCGACCTCGGTACCGGAACCGGCGTGCTCGCGCTCGGCGCCGCGCTACGCGCCCCCGAACGCGTGATCGGCCTCGATCGCGATCCGGCCGCGCTCGCGCGGGCACGGGAGAACGAACGCCGGATCGATCCTCCCCGGGGGGTGGAGTGGCTCCTCGGCGACGGCGGCCGACCGCCGCTGTGTCCCCTAGGTACGACCGTGCTCACGAACCCGCCGTTCGGCGCCCAACGGGGCCAACGACACGCTGATCGACGATTTCTGGAGGGTGCTCGCGGGTTCGCCGACGTGATCTACTCGATCCACAACGAGGGGAGTCGCGAGTTCGTCGAGTCGTTCGCCGCGGACAACGGCGGCGAGGTCACCCACGCCTACGAACTCGCTTTCGATCTCGAGCGGCAGTTCGAGTTCCACGAGGAGGAGCGCCGGACGATCCGCGCGGAGTGTTACCGATCGGCCTGGCGCGACGTGTAG